The region CCCGGGAATATTTGCCTGCGGTGAGTGCGATTATACACAGCATGGCGGCAACCGTTTAGGTGCAAACTCTTTATTATCAGCGATCTATGGCGGTTCTGTGGCAGGTCCAAATGCAATTAAATATATTGATGGTCTGGATAAGCATGTTTCTGATCTTTCTTCCAAGCTGTTTGAGGATCGGGAAAAAGAGGAACAGGAAAAATTTGAAGCCATGATGAAGATGGATGGTAATGAAAATGCCTACAGTCTCCATAAGGAATTAGGCGAAATCATGACGGATAATGTAACTGTTGTGCGCCATAATGACAAATTGATGAAGACATATGAAAAACTTCAGGAATTCCAGGAACGCTGGGAAAACATTAATGTTAATGACACATCACGCTGGAGTAATCAAGGTATTATGTTTACCCGTCAATTGAAAAACATGCTGCATTTGGCTCGTGTTATTACATTGGGTGCATATTACCGTAATGAAAGCCGGGGAGCGCATTACAAGCCAGATTATCCGGATCGTAATGATGAAGAATGGTTAAAAACAACAATTGCCAGGTTTAACAAAGAAGAAAATGCCCCGGAAATATCATATGAAGAAGTTGATACTTCCTTAATAAAGCCAAGGTTGCGTGACTACACGAAAAAACACTAAGGAGAGAGGGATAGACATGGCTGAGCAAAAGACTGTTACGTTTATTATCAAGCGTCAAGACAGCCCGGATTCTGCTCCTTATGAGGAAACGTTCCAAATTCCTTATAAATCAAATATGAATGTGATCTCCGGGTTGATGGAAATAAGACAAAACCCAGTGAATGCAAAAGGAGAAAAAACAGCCCCCGTACAATGGGACATGAACTGTTTGGAGGAAGTGTGCGGTGCGTGCTCTATGGTGATTAATGGTACTGCCCGTCAAGCTTGTGCGGCGTTAGTTGATAAATTGGAACAGCCAATTCGTCTGGAACCAATGAGCACGTTCCCAGTTGTACGTGACTTGATTGTTGATAGGGAGCAGATGTTTGATGCCTTGAAGCGAATCAAAGCCTGGATTCCAATTGATGGCACCTATGATTTGGGACCTGGACCACGTATGCCGGAGAAAAAACGGCAATGGGCATATGAACTATCAAAATGTATGACTTGCGGGGTATGTGTAGAGGCATGTCCAAATGTAAATGATAAATCAAATTTCATCGGACCGTTTGCGCTATCATTGCCACGGTTGTATAACGCACATCCAACAGGGGAAATGAATAAAAGTGAACGGCTGGAAGCTCTCATGGAAGATGGTGGAATTTCTGGATGCAGTAATGCGCAAAACTGTGTTCAGGTGTGTCCAAAAGGAATTCCGTTAACTACCTCCATTGCTGCAATGAACCGGGATACAAACATTCAGGCATTTAAGAATTTCTTTGGCAGTGATCGTATTTAATGCGGATTTTTATTATATGATGATGGTCTCTATCGGCGCACGATAGAGACCATTTCTTTTTGATTTTTGGGTCCACCAAAATCTATGGTTGAAATTAATGAATAAAAATGGTAATGATAAACTAGTTAGCGGAGGAAAAACACGGAGACTCCTGTGGGAATGCGCAGTGTGAAGACCCCGCAGAAAAAGTGAGATGTTAAGGAAGGCCGACTAAAAACCGGCCTTCATAGATGAAAGCCGGTTTTTGTTAGAGCTTTAATTCCCCCATGCGAAGGAGCTCTACTACTGCCTGCGATCGCCCCTTGACCCCTAATTTTTGCATAGCATTGGAAATATGGTTACGGACAGTCTTCTCAGATATAAACAATTCCTGGGCAATTTCTTTTGTTGTTTTGTCTTGTACTAAGAGTTCGAATACTTCTTTTTCTCGTTTTGTTAATAATTGCTTCGGTTTATAGTCGTTGTCCTTCAAATCTTAACCCCTCCTTACTGTCATAGAGCTGCAGATTGAAGGGAATTATTTAGTCACTATAGCTTATGAATGCAAAGGCAATCGGTGAGCACAATTTATAGAAGCGTCATCATATTTATTTTCTATGTGTACTGAAAATAAACGCAAATTAATGAACGCTGCTTTTAGCGAAGAGGAAAAAAACAAATTTGCCGCGTCGTTGACAGGTAAAATACATTTAAGTGAGTGTTCAAAAACGAGGATGAAAAGGACTGAGCAGTTCAAGGCGGCGTAGCTTTGAGCACCGGACTTTTTGAACAACCTCTTTAAATGAGGTGGTTTTTGTTAAGTTCATAAAACTGGTTTATGATAAAATAGAAAAGCAGCTTGGCTTTTAGTGTCACAACTGTTTTGGTCGACTTAATGAAAAAAATAAAATGTCAAACGGATATGTGACATCAACGACTGGTGTGTTGTTCGCATACATGTATTATTGAAGGGGAGAAATATTATTAGTGAAGTAATTGAAAAACGGCAGGAATAGAAAATGTTATCCGGAATGGCAGGAAAGCATGAACTATTCGTTTTGCTTTAGACACAAATGAAGAACAATCATGATAAATAACAGCAAAGAAGAGGCGATTTTTTTGGAGGATGCAATTGGCGTTATCGATTCAGGGGTTGGTGGTTTAACCGTCGCTCATGAGTTAATCAGACAACTGCCGAAAGAACGATTGATTTATCTTGGTGATACATTGCGTTGCCCCTATGGTCCAAGATCTAAAGAAGAGGTAAGGAAATTCACTTGGGAAATGGTAGAATACCTGTTGGAAAAGAAGATTAAAATGCTTGTTATTGCTTGTAATACTGCCACAGCATTTACGTTAACTGAATTGCAGGAACAATTGTCAATACCGGTGATAGGGGTTATTCAGCCTGGTGCTCGAGCGGCAATCAATTTTACGTCAAACGGCTATGTCGGGGTAATTGGCACAGAGGGAACTGTTCGCAGTCAAGCTTATCCACAAGCCTTAAGGGACATCCGTTCAGATATCCACGTTCATGTACAAAGCTGTCCCACGTTTGTCCCAATGGTAGAGCAAGGAATATTAAGTGGAGAAACAGCGAAACAGGTTGTTGAGGATGCCCTGAAACCGATGAAGGAAAATAACCATATTGATACATTAATTCTTGGATGTACTCACTATCCGCTAATTAAAGACACCATCCAGGAAGTGATGGGTGATCGTGTTACAGTTATTTCGTCCAGTGAAGAGACTGCCCGTGAGACAAGTGCGATTTTATCGTTTCATAAGAAATTATATACAGGAGACCGTATTCCGGTGCATCAATTTTATGCGACTGGCGAATTAGGAACGTTTCGTAAAATCGCGGAGGATGTTTTTAAGACTGATGCCGATTTTCAAAAAGTATCGATTGAAAAGGCGGTCATTTGTTAACGTCAGGATAAGCAAAGCCTGATTTTTTTCTGCATGTTGGTCTAATTTTACGATAGGCTCGTATATATAATAGTACAACCATCGTGGGAGGGAATCATATGCAGAAGCGTGGTATATTACTTATGACTGGGATTATGAGTATGTCCATCATATTGTCAGGCTGTTTTAAGGGGGAGCAATCAATAAATGAGGAAATGGATCCACCAAAGGGACAAGGTGCCGAACAAGTAGATAATCTTGATAACCATTCAGCCAAAGATGAAGCAACTGACAAAAAGGCTGAAAAGGGAAAAAAAGAAGAAGCGACGGATCAAACGGTGAAGCGGCAATTATATTTACTTGATGCCAATGGAATGGTAGCTCCACAAACGGTCGAACTGCCTAAGGCCGATTCGATGGAAGTAGCAACGCAAGCATTAGAATACTTGGTAAAAGATGGGCCGGTTGCAAATGTGCTTCCAAATGGTTTTCAAGCCGTACTTCCATCAGGTACAGAAATTAAGGGACTGGATCTAAAGGATGACGGTACTTTGGTTGTTGATGTTTCCAAGGAATTTGAAAACTATCAAGCAGATGATGAATTGAAAATACTGGAGGCTATGACATATACGGTAACGCAGTTTGATGGTGTCGATAAAATGAAACTGGAGATAAATGGCTATCCGCAAACTGAAATGCCCGTAAACGGTACACCAATTGGGGATGGCTACTCCAGGACAAATGGCATTAATCTGACACAGACAGATACTGTTGACTTAATTGATAGTAAGGCGGTAACGATGTATTATCCAACAGAATATAACAATACCAAATATTTTGTTCCTGTTACACAACATGTAGCAGCTGATAAAAGTGAAGATGTATTTGGGGCCATTGTACAGGCATTGGTTAATGGACCGGGGTATAAAGTTAACGCCAAGCAGGTGTTTAATTCTGATACGACTTTAGCCGCAAAACCGTCATTGCATGATGGTGTGCTGGACATAAAGTTTAATCAGGATATTTTAGAGAATAAAGATAAGACAACAATCTCGGATGATGTAATTGAAACTTTAGTGCGGACATTAACCGAACAAAAAGGTGTTAAAGCAGTTAATGTAAAGGTAGAGGATGTTGATAAGCTTTTCAATGAAAATGGTGAACCATACACGGAGCCGGTAACTGAAGACATGGTAACTAAAACAAAAGAGCTTTAAAATGAAGCGGCTGGTAATACAGCCCTTCTTTTTATTGCTTAGGAAATTATAAATATTAAATACCCGTGTTGCACGGGCACAGCACATACGCCGCTAACCGGGCGCTTACGCCTTTGTGCTTTGGTTAAGAAAATCCAATGTATGAACGTGTTGCCATTGCGAAAAATATGTTACGATTGTAGTTGTTATAAGGAGGAGTTAATAGTGAGAAATGATCAACGTACATCAACCAGTTTACGACCAATTACTTTCATACCCAATTTTGTTAAACATCCTGAAGGCTCTGTATTGATTCAGATCGGAGATACAAAAGTGATTTGTAATGCAAGCATTGAAGATAGAGTTCCTCCTTTTATGCGCGGTCAGGGCAAAGGATGGATTACAGCTGAATATGCGATGCTGCCACGGGCAACAGAGCAGCGAAACATTCGTGAATCCTCCAAGGGAAAAGTAAGTGGCCGAACTATGGAAATTCAGCGACTGATTGGCAGGGCGTTACGGGCGGTTGTTGATTTGAACAAAATCGGCGAACGAACAGTTTGGGTAGATTGTGATGTTATTCAGGCTGACGGTGGAACCCGGACAGCATCGATTACCGGCGCTTTTGTCGCGGTTGTTCAAGCATTCGGGAAACTTCTGGATAAAAAAGTATTAACCAAAATGCCGGTCACTGACTTTTTGGCAGCCATTTCTGTAGGGGTAATGCCAGACGGAACTGAAATTTTGGATTTGAATTATGAAGAAGATTCCAAGGCACATGTAGATATGAATATTATCATGACAGGTTCCGGTGAATTTGTAGAAATCCAAGGTACAGGGGAAGAGGCAACCTTTACCGCAAACCAGCTACAAACTATGCTCGGGCTTGCAAACGAAGGCATCACTTCCATTATTGAAAAACAACGCGCAACACTTGGTACACTAGCCGAACGAATCGGAGAATCCAGATAAAACGACCATAATGGAGGCGGAAAATGAAACAGCTTATCATTGCAACCAAAAACCCGGGTAAAGCGACAGAATTCAGGGATTTTTTTCATAGGTATCAAATTCAGGCTGTGTCTTTATTGGATTTACCGGAAAGTATTCCAGATATTGAAGAAACAGGAACTACCT is a window of Lentibacillus daqui DNA encoding:
- the sdhB gene encoding succinate dehydrogenase iron-sulfur subunit; this translates as MAEQKTVTFIIKRQDSPDSAPYEETFQIPYKSNMNVISGLMEIRQNPVNAKGEKTAPVQWDMNCLEEVCGACSMVINGTARQACAALVDKLEQPIRLEPMSTFPVVRDLIVDREQMFDALKRIKAWIPIDGTYDLGPGPRMPEKKRQWAYELSKCMTCGVCVEACPNVNDKSNFIGPFALSLPRLYNAHPTGEMNKSERLEALMEDGGISGCSNAQNCVQVCPKGIPLTTSIAAMNRDTNIQAFKNFFGSDRI
- the racE gene encoding glutamate racemase, coding for MEDAIGVIDSGVGGLTVAHELIRQLPKERLIYLGDTLRCPYGPRSKEEVRKFTWEMVEYLLEKKIKMLVIACNTATAFTLTELQEQLSIPVIGVIQPGARAAINFTSNGYVGVIGTEGTVRSQAYPQALRDIRSDIHVHVQSCPTFVPMVEQGILSGETAKQVVEDALKPMKENNHIDTLILGCTHYPLIKDTIQEVMGDRVTVISSSEETARETSAILSFHKKLYTGDRIPVHQFYATGELGTFRKIAEDVFKTDADFQKVSIEKAVIC
- the rph gene encoding ribonuclease PH, which codes for MRNDQRTSTSLRPITFIPNFVKHPEGSVLIQIGDTKVICNASIEDRVPPFMRGQGKGWITAEYAMLPRATEQRNIRESSKGKVSGRTMEIQRLIGRALRAVVDLNKIGERTVWVDCDVIQADGGTRTASITGAFVAVVQAFGKLLDKKVLTKMPVTDFLAAISVGVMPDGTEILDLNYEEDSKAHVDMNIIMTGSGEFVEIQGTGEEATFTANQLQTMLGLANEGITSIIEKQRATLGTLAERIGESR
- a CDS encoding helix-turn-helix domain-containing protein, whose protein sequence is MKDNDYKPKQLLTKREKEVFELLVQDKTTKEIAQELFISEKTVRNHISNAMQKLGVKGRSQAVVELLRMGELKL
- a CDS encoding GerMN domain-containing protein — encoded protein: MQKRGILLMTGIMSMSIILSGCFKGEQSINEEMDPPKGQGAEQVDNLDNHSAKDEATDKKAEKGKKEEATDQTVKRQLYLLDANGMVAPQTVELPKADSMEVATQALEYLVKDGPVANVLPNGFQAVLPSGTEIKGLDLKDDGTLVVDVSKEFENYQADDELKILEAMTYTVTQFDGVDKMKLEINGYPQTEMPVNGTPIGDGYSRTNGINLTQTDTVDLIDSKAVTMYYPTEYNNTKYFVPVTQHVAADKSEDVFGAIVQALVNGPGYKVNAKQVFNSDTTLAAKPSLHDGVLDIKFNQDILENKDKTTISDDVIETLVRTLTEQKGVKAVNVKVEDVDKLFNENGEPYTEPVTEDMVTKTKEL